The Desulfovibrio psychrotolerans nucleotide sequence GGCACCTTGCGTCCCATAAGCGTGAAGCTCGTCTCTATATCCTCAACGGTCTGAAAACGCCAGATGTCCAGCAGCCCGCTCCTCTGCACCCTTTCCCACATAAACATCAGGTCGTCGCCGTCCATCCCCTCTTCAAAATACTCCGCCGGATTGATGATAAACGAGTTCTCCTGCCGCTCGCGCAAAAACCGCACAAAGGTGTCCACCACCCGTATAGCCGTGGATGTCTGCCCCGGAATGGACCCGATGATGGCACTGTAGAACATCACGCTCTTGCCGTGCCGCTTGGCATCACGCATGGCGTCAATAATCTCCTTGGCCTTGTCGTGCAGGTCCGCCTCGGCAAACTTGCGCACAGATTTGGCCCGCGGCTTGGCGTTCAGTATAAACTCCCCGCTCTCCGAGCGGTAAAAACACACGATATCCCGCGTAAATTCGTGGCTGCACCCTATCAGGTTCTGGTAGTTGCGCCCGCCCTTGGCGATGATGAGGTCGCACTCCTTCCAAGCCCGCGCAAAGGTCACGCTGGTCTTGTACAGATTAAGCTGCTCCCGGGTGCCATCGGAAATGACCAAAAAACGATGCTCGCGCAGCAGGCGCAGCAGTTCGTTCTTGCTCACGGTGTCATCGCTCAGAATATGCGCCCCTGCGGCGGCAGACTTAAGAACCGGATCGCTGTCCAGTTCCCACAGGGTGGGGGTATTGAAATAAAACCCTTCCTTCAGCGCCAGTATCACCTGATGCCCCTGCCGCATGAGCGCCCGTATGATCTCCAGATCAAAAACAAAGGCACCGCTCACGTCCGGCAGATAGAGCACCTTCTTGCGCTCCTCCCCCTGCGGGCCGAGCAGCAGCCGCAGGTGGCTGCACTCACCGCACGGCTTGCGCAGTTCTTTTTCCACTTCCAGGGGCGAAGGGTCGGCGTCCTGCCACAGGTCGGACATGGTGGAAAGATAGAGCAGGCGGCGCAGTTCAAGAAAATCCAGCTCCCAGCGCAGTTCCTTTATGTCGGTAATCCCCTCGCAGCCGGGCGGATTACCGTAGATGAGCCGCTCGGTGGAAGGCTTGCGCAAAAACTCCCCTGCCAGCCGGTTGGCCCTGCGCTTGCTATCCCGATACGGGTCCGGCTTGGCGCACTGGGTAAGCACAATGCTTATGAGCCGTTTGGCAAGCCGCGAGGGAATCATGATCTTGGAGGCCAGATGCAGCCGGAAACGGCGCTTGCAGAACTGTATGACCCGCCGCTCGTTGTACTTGTCAAACCCGTGCTGGCGGATAAGCCGCACAATGAACCGCCACGTGCGGTTATATTCCATCTGCAACGCTCTCGGGCGCTCCCTGCGCAGCAGCATGGTAAAGATATCGTCGGAACAGGGAATGTATACCTGCGCCTCGTCCAGCGCCACCATAAACCGCACCTGCTCATCCGTGGCCACATGCTCCGGGTTCATCAGGTGCTCTATGTTGTTTTCGGTCTTGAAGTGGTGCAGCCACGCATCAAGAAACGGGTCCTTGCCCCAGCGGACATCACGCACATACTTCAAATCCGGCAGCATACTCATGGGGTCCTCCGAAATCCGTATGAAAAGGCCGCAACGCGGCCTTCGCGTTTTCATTCCGCCCTGCCGGTTCCGTTCCCGCAGAGCCGCGCGGCCCTTCCCGCCGCCTGTCAAAGCCTGCTTCCGGCCTGCCGCCGCAGGCTGGGCTACCGCTGGTCTTTGTAGAATCCGCGCGTCCGCAAGCGGTCAAAATAGCTCGCGCACCCCAGTTCGGCAAATACCAGCCCGCCCGGTGCACTGGTCACACGAATGCGGTCGCCGCAGCGCAGCGCCACCCCTTCCTGCCCGTCCTGGGTCAGATGCAGGTCCGCGTCCGTATCGTGCACCACAAGAGAAAACTCCATGTCCCCGCGCAGCACAAAGGGCTTGAGCGCATTCATGAACGGGCAGATGGGCGTCACGGAAAAGGCGTCCAGATCCGGGTGCAGCAGCGGTCCGTTGGCAGATACCGCATACCCCGTCGATCCCGTGGGCGAAGAAACAATAAGCCCGTCCGCCCGCAAATCGCCCAGACGCTCGCCCTGCACAGCCAGTTCCAGCCGCACCACCCGCGCCAACGCTCCCCGGTGCACCACCACATCGTTCACCGCCACCCCGCTGTGCAGAAGGGTTCCCTCCCGCTCCACCGTGCAGGCAAGCGCCACGCGCCGCGCAAATCCGGCCCTGCCGTCCAGCAGGCGAACAAGCTGCTCCTGCCAGTGTTCGGAAGAAACCTCCGCCAGAAATCCCACCCGGCCCAGATTCACACCCAGCACCGGCACCCCGGTTCCCACAAGGCGGCGCGACACGCTCAGCATGGTGCCGTCGCCCCCCAGCACCAGCACAATGCCTTCCGGGGCAAAGGCAAGCTGCTTCCACGCCGCCGAGCCGTTTTCAAAGACATCGGCGACAATTCCCTGTCCACGAAACCATGCATGCATGCTTCCGGCAAGTTCCAAAGCCGCAGCCTGTCCGGCCTTGGTCACGATATATACGGACGATATGGTACGTTTCATCGCCATTCCCTAGTAAAATCCGGCGATTCATTCAAGGATGAAAGCCCTTCCGCCCCCATATTTTTCGCGCGCGCCAAATCCACACCCGCACACCGTTGTCAGCCGGACGCATTTAGGGTACTCGGTCAGGGATTAGGCCGCAAAGGGTGCAACACCTTGCGGCAGCACAGCAGAATGATTCGTCCAAAAAGACGCTTACAGCCTGCCAGAAACGGAGTCTGAAGATTCGATGACGGAAACCGCACGGAATATCGTTCTGGAACACGCCGCAGCGGGCGCACGCCTGCGCGAGGTATTTTTCGAAGCCAACGCGGACAAGGTGGTGCACCTTGCCAAGACCATGGCCCTGTGCCTCGCCCGGGGCGGCAAAATCCTCTTCTGCGGCAACGGCGGCAGCGCGGCGGACGCACAGCATCTGGCAGCGGAATTCGTAAACCGCTTCCTCATGGAACGCCCTCCCCTTCCCGCCATCGCCCTCACCACAGATACCTCCATCCTCACCGCCGTGGGCAACGACTACGGCTTTGATTTCATTTTCAGCAAGCAGGTGCAGGCGCTTGCGGCAGAAGGCGATATTCTGGTCGCCATATCCACCTCCGGCAACAGCGCCAATCTGGTGGAAGCCCTCAAGGCGGCGCGCGAACGCTGCGTCACCACCGTAGGCATCACGGGGCAGGGCGGCGGACGCATGGCCTCCCTGTGCGATCAACTGCTGGAGGTTCCGCACCGGCACACCCCCCTGATTCAGGAAGTGCAGCTCACGGTTGGCCACCTTCTGTGCCAGCTCACCGACCATTACCTGTTTGAAAACGTGATGGAACTGCAGCCGTACCTCAACGGTGCAGAAGCCGCCTGCGGAGAATAACGTCACACTCCGGCAGGGGAAGAAAGCGCCCCGGCGCGGTCTCCACGCCTTTGTTTGACGAATGCGCCATCACGCATTATCTCAAGCCGTGACCATTTCACGGAGGAAGAACATGCCCTTATACGAATACAAATGCGAAGAATGCGGCAAGATTTTTGAAGAACTCGTTTTCGGAGACGATGCCCCCGCCTGCCCCGGCTGCAACTCCACGGCCACGCACAAGCTGCTTTCCGCCGTCAAATTCCGCATGCCCGGCGGCTCCTCCTATGATTCGGGCGGCAGTTCCGGCACCAGTTCCGGCGGCTCGGGCTGCTCGGGCTGCTCAGGCGGCAACTGCTCCACCTGTCACTAACCCTGCCCTGCGGCACCAGCACGCGCGAACCC carries:
- a CDS encoding ARMT1-like domain-containing protein; the protein is MSMLPDLKYVRDVRWGKDPFLDAWLHHFKTENNIEHLMNPEHVATDEQVRFMVALDEAQVYIPCSDDIFTMLLRRERPRALQMEYNRTWRFIVRLIRQHGFDKYNERRVIQFCKRRFRLHLASKIMIPSRLAKRLISIVLTQCAKPDPYRDSKRRANRLAGEFLRKPSTERLIYGNPPGCEGITDIKELRWELDFLELRRLLYLSTMSDLWQDADPSPLEVEKELRKPCGECSHLRLLLGPQGEERKKVLYLPDVSGAFVFDLEIIRALMRQGHQVILALKEGFYFNTPTLWELDSDPVLKSAAAGAHILSDDTVSKNELLRLLREHRFLVISDGTREQLNLYKTSVTFARAWKECDLIIAKGGRNYQNLIGCSHEFTRDIVCFYRSESGEFILNAKPRAKSVRKFAEADLHDKAKEIIDAMRDAKRHGKSVMFYSAIIGSIPGQTSTAIRVVDTFVRFLRERQENSFIINPAEYFEEGMDGDDLMFMWERVQRSGLLDIWRFQTVEDIETSFTLMGRKVPSVWSGKDSTFSTGCTKEMRIALDLQKAHPELQIIGPSSDKFFRRAEYGVGKYYDAGIKTP
- a CDS encoding NAD(+)/NADH kinase — translated: MKRTISSVYIVTKAGQAAALELAGSMHAWFRGQGIVADVFENGSAAWKQLAFAPEGIVLVLGGDGTMLSVSRRLVGTGVPVLGVNLGRVGFLAEVSSEHWQEQLVRLLDGRAGFARRVALACTVEREGTLLHSGVAVNDVVVHRGALARVVRLELAVQGERLGDLRADGLIVSSPTGSTGYAVSANGPLLHPDLDAFSVTPICPFMNALKPFVLRGDMEFSLVVHDTDADLHLTQDGQEGVALRCGDRIRVTSAPGGLVFAELGCASYFDRLRTRGFYKDQR
- a CDS encoding D-sedoheptulose 7-phosphate isomerase, translating into MTETARNIVLEHAAAGARLREVFFEANADKVVHLAKTMALCLARGGKILFCGNGGSAADAQHLAAEFVNRFLMERPPLPAIALTTDTSILTAVGNDYGFDFIFSKQVQALAAEGDILVAISTSGNSANLVEALKAARERCVTTVGITGQGGGRMASLCDQLLEVPHRHTPLIQEVQLTVGHLLCQLTDHYLFENVMELQPYLNGAEAACGE
- a CDS encoding FmdB family zinc ribbon protein, which encodes MPLYEYKCEECGKIFEELVFGDDAPACPGCNSTATHKLLSAVKFRMPGGSSYDSGGSSGTSSGGSGCSGCSGGNCSTCH